From one Gossypium hirsutum isolate 1008001.06 chromosome D08, Gossypium_hirsutum_v2.1, whole genome shotgun sequence genomic stretch:
- the LOC121203211 gene encoding E3 ubiquitin-protein ligase RING1-like isoform X2 yields the protein MASTPYVYDIFHQHTFEDNIISQSHDIASQFVNIELTIDFVFISVHHDFSADISTVTNHTSLRETFRFQLDVLENQYLFHQALFPTFRRLRINTASLAYHNFVYDIFVRGMRSIGTNREVLPLRSVIHASVVEHDYVHSDGVSMGRALAESALEFESSNYGMVPAKESLVKEMVSMVRVEDGDEEDCMICLEELEVGFYASRMPCSHTFHGDCIEKWLKQSHYCPICRFEMPTN from the coding sequence ATGGCTTCAACTCCATACGTGTATGATATCTTTCACCAGCATACTTTTGAAGACAACATCATCTCACAATCTCATGATATTGCTTCCCAGTTCGTCAATATTGAATTAACCATTGACTTTGTCTTCATATCCGTCCACCATGATTTCTCAGCAGACATCTCCACCGTCACCAACCATACGTCCTTACGAGAAACCTTTCGTTTCCAGCTCGACGTTCTAGAAAACCAGTACCTGTTTCACCAAGCTCTATTTCCCACGTTTAGAAGACTCCGAATCAACACGGCCTCCCTTGCTTATCACAACTTCGTTTATGATATTTTTGTACGTGGGATGCGTAGCATAGGAACTAATCGTGAAGTCTTGCCCTTACGATCAGTGATACATGCTTCCGTCGTGGAACACGATTACGTTCACAGTGACGGGGTTTCGATGGGAAGAGCTTTGGCTGAATCGGCATTGGAGTTTGAAAGCAGTAACTATGGTATGGTTCCGGCTAAAGAGTCATTGGTTAAGGAGATGGTAAGCATGGTTAGAGTAGAAGATGGAGATGAAGAAGATTGCATGATATGCTTGGAGGAGCTCGAGGTTGGGTTTTATGCTTCTCGGATGCCTTGTTCTCATACTTTTCATGGGGATTGCATCGAAAAGTGGCTGAAGCAGAGCCATTACTGTCCTATTTGCCGGTTCGAGATGCCAACGAATTAG
- the LOC121203211 gene encoding uncharacterized protein isoform X3: protein MDVLKNRHKTLRNLYKAVKNLLNQKGFNWDSTRQMVIAENKIWDEYIKVNPDVRPYRVKTIPYYDDLGIIYGDNSARKKVGSLKEHSGYVGHCSCKCLRCFERESVGKWKGSQGIEAQV from the exons ATGGATGTGCTGAAAAACCGGCACAAAACGCTGAGGAATCTGTACAAAGCTGTTAAGAACCTGTTGAATCAGAAGGGTTTTAACTGGgattcgactcgacaaatggtgaTCGCTGAGAATAAAATCTGGGATGAATATATCAAG GTAAACCCAGATGTGCGTCCTTACAGAGTTAAAACTATTCCTTACTACGATGATCTGGGTATTATATATGGAGATAATTCAGCTAGGAAAAAGG tGGGGAGTTTGAAGGAGCACAGCGGGTATGTTGGGCACTGCAGCTGCAAGTGTTTGAGGTGTTTTGAGAGAGAAAGTGTAGGGAAATGGAAAGGCAGCCAAGGAATTGAAGCTCAAGTGTAG
- the LOC121203211 gene encoding E3 ubiquitin-protein ligase RING1-like isoform X1 has product MCVLTELKLFLTTMIWVLYMEIIQLGKRFFLMASTPYVYDIFHQHTFEDNIISQSHDIASQFVNIELTIDFVFISVHHDFSADISTVTNHTSLRETFRFQLDVLENQYLFHQALFPTFRRLRINTASLAYHNFVYDIFVRGMRSIGTNREVLPLRSVIHASVVEHDYVHSDGVSMGRALAESALEFESSNYGMVPAKESLVKEMVSMVRVEDGDEEDCMICLEELEVGFYASRMPCSHTFHGDCIEKWLKQSHYCPICRFEMPTN; this is encoded by the exons ATGTGCGTCCTTACAGAGTTAAAACTATTCCTTACTACGATGATCTGGGTATTATATATGGAGATAATTCAGCTAGGAAAAAGG TTTTTCTTAATGGCTTCAACTCCATACGTGTATGATATCTTTCACCAGCATACTTTTGAAGACAACATCATCTCACAATCTCATGATATTGCTTCCCAGTTCGTCAATATTGAATTAACCATTGACTTTGTCTTCATATCCGTCCACCATGATTTCTCAGCAGACATCTCCACCGTCACCAACCATACGTCCTTACGAGAAACCTTTCGTTTCCAGCTCGACGTTCTAGAAAACCAGTACCTGTTTCACCAAGCTCTATTTCCCACGTTTAGAAGACTCCGAATCAACACGGCCTCCCTTGCTTATCACAACTTCGTTTATGATATTTTTGTACGTGGGATGCGTAGCATAGGAACTAATCGTGAAGTCTTGCCCTTACGATCAGTGATACATGCTTCCGTCGTGGAACACGATTACGTTCACAGTGACGGGGTTTCGATGGGAAGAGCTTTGGCTGAATCGGCATTGGAGTTTGAAAGCAGTAACTATGGTATGGTTCCGGCTAAAGAGTCATTGGTTAAGGAGATGGTAAGCATGGTTAGAGTAGAAGATGGAGATGAAGAAGATTGCATGATATGCTTGGAGGAGCTCGAGGTTGGGTTTTATGCTTCTCGGATGCCTTGTTCTCATACTTTTCATGGGGATTGCATCGAAAAGTGGCTGAAGCAGAGCCATTACTGTCCTATTTGCCGGTTCGAGATGCCAACGAATTAG